The following proteins come from a genomic window of Hydractinia symbiolongicarpus strain clone_291-10 chromosome 2, HSymV2.1, whole genome shotgun sequence:
- the LOC130629680 gene encoding uncharacterized protein LOC130629680 yields MNLKSILNKLIKSRDVTPLPWTVVVVLFFIMILDKMIVTMVFSFLPKLVKSFGTFEADTGYYVGIIASAMSIGQTFFSLFWGYMADVKGKKPTLIVSTVATMLSTLAFGFTYNFEWAVTTRFLQGAATAIIVISKSIMADLCDNSNMPLAMTILSSTSAVGLIIGPSVAGFVVFSSEQYPDVFSEDSIFGRFGILLPNLILAIGFAIGVILITLFLPKCSNMKECTQVSFLNTLYGIATFANYELFPLYAATSAKYHGMSFSTSDIGLLLLIVSACFLPTQLLLTSRIIRCYGSRKVFIGGNLLLAFVSPWTPILVEIISNRTGWWIAVAFALFIQHLCMSTGYVTLNILINNTVTADLMGSANGLAMIFLSLGRIIAPIAIGSIYSWSLTNIKDVSSNTDPIGFPFNQYFCFFILLLLFTSNAIFASTLSPTLDNKKIIHSQEDDEQGCSTC; encoded by the exons atgaatttaaaaagtattttaaacaaACTGATCAAATCCCGAGATGTAACACCATTACCATGGACTGTTGTGgttgtcttattttttattatg ATACTTGACAAGATGATAGTGACAATGGTGTTTTCAttcttacccaaattggtcaag tcttTTGGAACATTTGAGGCTGACACAG GGTATTATGTTGGCATCATTGCTTCTGCTATGAGCATTGGACAAACATTTTTTAG CTTATTCTGGGGATACATGGCTGATGTGAAAGGGAAAAAACCAACCTTGATTGTTTCAACTGTAGCGACTATGCTTTCAACACTTGCATTTGGTTTCACTTATAATTTTGAATGGGCTGTTACTACACGATTTCTTCAAGGAGCTGCTACAG ctaTTATTGTGATTTCAAAATCCATCATGGCAGATCTTTGCGACAACTCGAATATGCCTCTTGCCATGACAATTTTATCTTCCACTAGTGCAGTTGGCTTAATTATTGGACCAAGTGTAGCAG GTTTTGTGGTATTTTCATCGGAACAATACCCTGATGTTTTCTCTGAAG ATTCAATTTTTGGAAGATTTGGAATCCTGCTTCCGAATTTAATTCTGGCGATTGGTTTTGCTATTGGTGTCATTCTGATCACACTGTTTCTTCCAAAGTGTTCAAA cATGAAAGAATGCACCCAAGTCAGTTTCCTAAACACCCTTTATGGAATCGCTACATTTGCAAACTACGAATTGTTTCCGTTGTATGCTGCCACTTCTGCTAAATATC ATGGGATGAGTTTTTCTACTTCCGACATTGGTTTACTGTTACTGATAGTTTCTGCATGTTTCCTTCCAACACAGCTGTTGCTCACATCCAGA ATTATAAGATGTTATGGTTCAAGAAAG GTTTTTATTGGAGGTAACCTATTGTTAGCGTTCGTCAGCCCTTGGACACCAATTCTTGTTGAAATTATCTCAAACAG AACTGGTTGGTGGATAGCTGTTGCGTTCGCTTTATTTATACAACACTTATGCATGTCAACCGGTTATGTCACCCTTAATATTCTTATCAATAATACAGTGACAGCAGATCTTATGGGATCTGCAAATGGCCTTGCAATGATCTTTTTATCACTTGGAAG AATTATCGCACCAATTGCCATCGGTAGCATATATTCTTGGTCTCTCACAAACATCAAAGATGTCTCATCGAATACTGATCCGATAGGATTTCCATTCAATcaatacttttgtttttttattttattgctaTTATTTACATCGAACGCTATCTTTGCTTCAACACTTTCACCGACATTAGACAATAAAAAGATAATCCATTCTCAAGAAGACGATGAACAAGGTTGCAGCACTTGTTGA